The following nucleotide sequence is from Deltaproteobacteria bacterium.
AAAACCGTGTTTAATTGCGGATGAGTATACGAGAAGACGCAAGTTTGTTTCAAAACTTATACACGAGGTGCTGCCTGAAAGGATTTATAATATCTTAAAAGATGCAGGTCATATTGCTGAAGACATAGGTTTCAATGTCTATGCGGTTGGTGGTTTTGTCCGTGATTTAATAATGCGGCATAAAAACCTTGATATTGACATAGTTGTAGAAGGTGATGGTATCCGGTTCGCAAATGAATTTGCAAAGAGATTTAACTTAAGGGTCAGAACCCATGAAAGATTCTCTACAGCAGTGGTTGTATTTCCTGATGGTTTTAAGATTGATATTGCAACAGCAAGGCTTGAATATTATGAAATGCCCGGTGCCCTTCCAACAGTAGAACTTTCATCCATAAAACTTGACCTGTATAGGAGGGATTTTACTATAAATACATTAGCCATAGCCCTTAATCCGAAAAATTTTGGTGAACTAAAGGATTTTTTTGGCGCCCAAAGGGATATAAAGGAAAAGGCAGTAAGGGTATTGCATAACTTAAGCTTTGTTGAAGACCCCACAAGGGTATTCAGGGCAATCAGGTTTGAACAGAGATTCGGTTTTAAAATAAGCAGGCATACTCAAAATCTTATAAAGAATGTTGTGAAACTGGATGTATTTCAGAGGGTAAGCGGGAAAAGGATATTAGAGGAGACAATAGCAATCATTGGAGAAGATACCTACACATCTGCTATAAGACGAATGAAGGAACTGGATATTTTAAAATTTATTCATCCTAATATAGTTATGGATAAAGATATAGAGGCGATTCTTGAAAGGGGGGAATATGTTATATCATGGTATAAACTGTTATATCTGGATGAAAAGATAGAAAAATGGCTAGTAATATTTTTACTCCTGACAGACAGGTTAAAAAACGATGATTTTCTCTCTTTGTGTAAGAGGCTTAATATAGAAGGCAAATATAGATTAAGAATTATCAATGCAAGAAACGACGCAGTAATGGCATTAAATAATCTACAAATGCAGGTGTCAGCAGGGCGGGAAGGTATAAGAGGCAGCGAAGTCTACAGGATTTTAAAGCCTCTGCCAATGGAGAACATACTTTATATAATGACAAGGTCAAAAATAGAAGATGTTAGAAAAATAATATCAAACTACATAACACATCTTAAGGATTTAAAGACAATCCTTACAGGCAATGATTTAAAAGAAATGGGTTTGATAGAAGGGCATATCTATTCGGAGATCCTTGATAAACTTCTGGGAAAGAAACTGGATGGAGAGATTAAGACAAGGGAAGATGAGATTGGTCTGGTTAAGAAGGAGTTGCAGCCCAAAAATAGACATTGATTTTTGGGGCTGTATATTTATAATGCCAAATAAATCATTGGAGGGTATGTATTTATGAATATCTGTGTTGTGGGGACAGGATATGTGGGTCTTGTTACAGGCACATGCTTTGCAGAGTTTGGCGTGAATGTTACATGCGTTGATAAAGATAAGGGCAAGATAGACATGCTTAAAATAGGCAAGGTTCCTATATATGAACCCGGCCTTGAAGAACTTGTTGCCAAAAATACAAGGGAGGGAAGGCTGTCTTTTTCTACTGACCTTGCAGAGGGTATAAAAAAATCCCTTGTTATATTTATTGCTGTTGGAACACCGCCAAAAGAGGACGGCTCTGCAGATTTACAGTATGTTGAGGAAGTGGCAAGAACTATAGCAAATAACATGAACGGCTATAAGGTCATTATTACAAAATCTACTGTGCCTGTTGGCACAGGCAAGTTAATTGAAGATATTGTCAGAAAAAAACTAGGCAGCGAAAATCAGTTTGATGTAGTTTCAAACCCTGAATTTTTAAGAGAGGGTTCGGCAATAGAAGATTTCATGAGACCTAACAGGATTGTAATTGGCGCAAGAAGTCAGCAGGCTATTGCAATACTAAAAGATCTGTATTCACCCTTATATCTCTTTGAGACACCGTTTATAATAACTGATATAGAAACCGCTGAACTTATAAAGTATGCATCCAATGCATTTCTTGCCACAAAGATTTCGTTCATAAATGAGGTGGCAAATATCTGTGAAAGGGTTGGTGCGGATGTGCATATGGTCGCAAAGGGCATGGGGCTTGACAACAGGATAGGTTCTAAATTCCTTCATCCCGGTCCCGGATTCGGAGGTTCATGTTTTCCAAAGGATACAATGGCAATAACAAATATAGCGAAGACGCACGGATATACCTTTGAAATAGTTGAGGCTGTATTAAGGGTGAATGAGAGGCAAAGAGATATTATGGTGGAGAAGATTAAAGATATGCTGCAGTGTTTAAAAGGCAAGACCATTGGTATTTTGGGACTATCATTCAAGCCAAATACAGATGACATCCGCGAATCTCCAGCCATTGATATTGTAAAGAGGCTCCTGAATGAGGGGGTAAATATAAGGGCATATGACCCTGCTGCAATGGAGGAGGCAAGAAAATTTTTTGGTAATAAAATAATTTGTTGTAAAGATGCCTATGATGCGGCAGATGGAAGCGATGCCATTGTAATACTTACAGAATGGAACCAGTTCAGAAAACTTGATATGGGAAAGATAAAAGGGCTTTTAAAATCGCCTATTCTGATAGATTTAAGAAATGTTTATAATCCGCAGGCACTGATGGATAAAGGGTTTATCTATGCAGGGGTCGGTAGAAGATAGGCAGATGGCAAAGGGCAAAAGGCAAGAGGCTAAAGGCAAAAAGCGAAAAGTTGAAAGCCTTCAGCCTTCAGCCGCAAAAAGTATGCTTTTTGCCCTTCAGCCTTTGATGAGACAACTCCCATCCATTGATAAAGTGCTGCAAAGTGAAGGATTAAAAGATGCCATTAAAGTCTATTCAAGACAGTTTGTTGCTGATGTGGTGAGAGAGGTGCTGGAGGGGTTGAGGAAGGAAATAAAAGTCAGGAGTCAGGAGTCAGGAGTCAGGAGTCAAAAAATAGAAACATTAGTTAGACAAAGGATTGAACAGAAACTAAAACCTTCTTTGAAAAAGGTCATAAACTTATCAGGAACAATCCTCCATACAAACCTCGGCAGGGCGATACTTTGTGATGAGGCTGTAGAGGCAATCAGGACAGCAGCAGCAAATCCTGTAAATCTTGAATTTGATGTTGAACTGGGTGAGAGGGGTGACAGGGACAGCCACATTGAAAGCCTTATTTGTTATCTTACAGGCGCAGAGGCAGCAACCGTAGTAAATAATAACGTTGCTGCTGTGTTTCTTACGCTGAACACCCTTGCAGAAGGCAGGGATGTTGTAATCTCAAGGGGTGAACTGGTTGAGATAGGCGGTTCATTCAGGATACCTGATGTTATTAAAAAGAGTGGATGTAATCTTGTTGAGGTAGGCACAACAAACAGGACGCATCATGAAGATTATACAAATGCCATAAACCCAAATACTGCATTTCTTCTCAAGGCACATACAAGCAATTACCGCATAATAGGTTTTGCGTCCTCTGTTCCATTAAAAGAACTTGTAAGTATCGGCAGAAAACACAGTCTTCCTGTTATAGAGGATTTAGGCAGCGGTTCTCTTGTTGACATTTCCATGTTCGGTCTTCCAAAAGAGCCTGTTGTAAGGGAGAGTATTGAAGCAGGCGCTGATGTTGTAACATTCAGCGGCGATAAACTCCTCGGAGGACCTCAAGCAGGGATAATTGTTGGCAAAAGAGATTTCATCAAACGGTTAAGAAATAACCCATTAAAAAGGGCGCTGAGGCTTGACAAACTTACAATTGCAGGGCTTGAGACAACACTGAAATTATATCTCAATATTGAGACCCTCCCGCAGAAACTTCCAATCTTGAGGTTTTTAACCCGTCCTGTTTCAGATATAGAAAAGACTGCAAAAGATGCTGCAAATCTTCTAAAAAACCATATGAATGGTTTTGAAATAAATATTGAAGATAGTTGTTCCCAGATAGGCAGCGGCTCCCTTCCTGAAGAAACCATACCCACAAAGGTCATTTCTATAACCCACAAGAATATATCCCCTGAAAAGATATTTGATATGTTTCTGAAAAGCACACATCCCATCCTTGGCAGAGTCTATAAGGGGAAGTTTCTGCTGGATATGCGGATGATAGAGGATACAGGGGATTTAGAGATTCAAAAACTTAACTTAAATCCTGCGTGAAAATTTCATACTCTATCATGTCCTGAATACCCGCCTCTCTAAAGCCTTTTAGCCTGAGTCTGCATGAATCACACACACCACATGCCTTTATCTCATTTTTATAGCATGACCATGTGAGATGGAATGGCGCCCTTAGTTCAATGCCCTTTTTAACTATTGCTGATTTTTTTATGTGGATAAGCGGAGTAATTATCTCTATTTTTGTTTCAGGTTTTGTTCCGGCATCTATTGCCTTTTCAAATGCCTCGTAAAAGATTTCTCTGCAGTCAGGATAGCCTGAACTATCCTCCTCCACAGCGCCAATATAAATCCTTTTTGCTTTAATAACCTCTGCCCATGATACCGCAATAGAAATGAGATGTGCATTTCTGAAAGGGACATAGGTGGTGGGGGTGGAGAGTGGAGGGTGGAGGGTGGAAAGTGGAGAAGTGGCAACCTTTATAGTTTCATCTGTCAGTGCAGACCCGCCGATTTTTTTGAGATAGGCAATATCAACTATAAGCCGTTTTTCCACATTATAAAAATCCGCAATGTCGTTGAATGCCTTTAATTCTCGTGTCTCGGTTTTCTGTCCGTAATTCACATGCAGAAATGCAAGTTCGTTCTCAAGACTTGCAATGGCAGCAGCAACAAGACTGTCCATTCCACCGCTGACAAGGACTATACAAAGTGGTTTAGAACCTGCTTTATTCATTTTTCCCCGCCTTTCTCGCCTTTCTCGCATCTTACATATATCATAATGCCGTATGATTGCCCATGAAAAACTCAAAAAACCAGAGGAAACAGGTTCTAGATTAGCACTCTAATCTTTGGACTGCTAAAATTCCCTTGACAATTTTAAGGGTAGTGAATATATTATTGTAAAATTTTTAAATTAAAAGGAGGTAGATGTATTATGAAAATTAAACCGCTTCACGACAGGATTCTGGTGAAGAGACTGGAAGAAGAGGAAAAAACAAAAGGGGGGATAATCATCCCTGACAGCGCAAAGGAAAAACCCGCAGAGGGTGAAATCATTGCAGTCGGAACTGGAAAGGTCAGCGAGGACGGCAAGGTTACACCACTGGCGGTAAAGGTCGGGGACAAGGTGCTTTACAGCAAATATGCTGGCACAGAGGTAAAGGTTGACGGTCAGGAGTATCTGATGATGCGCGAGGATGATGTTCTTGGAATCATAGTAAAATAATTTAACAAAGAAAAGACAGGCGTGAGGCTATAGGCTATGGGCGATAGGAAAAACAATAAATACGAGATTCCCATAGCCTATTGCCTATAGCCCATTGCCTGCTTTAAAAAAAGGAGGAATAAAAATGTCTGCAAAAGATTTAGCCTTTGGTCAAAAGGCAAGAAATTCAATATTAAACGGCGTCAATGTGCTTGCTGACGCAGTAAAGGTAACGCTTGGTCCAAGGGGCAGGAATGTTGTAATTGAAAAATCCTTTGGCTCGCCGACTATTACAAAAGACGGCGTGACAGTTGCAAAGGAGATAGAGATTGAGAACAAGTTTGAAAACATGGGCGCACAGATGGTTAAAGAGGTGGCAAGCAAGACAAGCGATGTTGCAGGAGACGGAACCACAACCGCAACAGTCCTTGCACAGGCAATTTACAGGGAAGGTGCAAAACTGGTTGCTGCAGGACATAATCCAATGGATTTGAAGAGAGGCATTGACAGGGCTGTTGAAACAGCAGTCGCTGAATTAAAAAAGATGTCAAAGCCTACAAAGGATAAAAAAGAGATTGCTCAGGTAGGCACAATATCTGCCAATGGAGACAACACCATAGGCGATATAATTGCAGAGGCAATGGACAAGGTAGGCAAAGAAGGTGTTATAACTGTTGAAGAGGCAAAGGGCATGGAGACAACCCTTGAGGTTGTTGAAGGCATGCAGTTTGACAGGGGCTACCTCTCTCCATATTTTGTGACAGACGCTGAAAGGATGGAGTGCGTTTTAGAAGATGTATTTATCTTAATCAATGAGAAAAAGATTAGCAATATGAGGGATATGCTTCCAATACTTGAAAAGATTGCAAAGATGGGCAAGCCGTTTGTTATTATATCAGAGGATGTAGAGGGCGAGGCGCTTGCAACATTGGTTGTAAACAAACTCCGCGGAACACTCCACGCCTGCGCAGTAAAGGCGCCGGGCTTTGGAGACAGGAGAAAGGCAATGCTTGAGGATATAGCAATACTTACAGGGGGCAAACTCATTGCAGAAGAACTCGGCATTAAACTTGAAACCGTTGATATTAAAGACCTCGGAAGGGCAAAAAGGATTGTGATTGACAAGGAGAATACAACAATTATTGACGGCGCTGGCAAGAAGGCTGATATTGACGGCAGGGTAAAGCAAATCAGGGCGCAGATAGAAGAAACAACATCTGATTATGACAAGGAGAAACTTCAGGAGAGACTAGCAAAACTCGTAGGCGGAGTTGCTGTAATAAATGTAGGCGCTGCAACTGAAACAGAGATGAAAGAGAAAAAGGCTCGTGTTGAGGATGCCCTCCATGCAACAAGGGCTGCTGTTGAAGAAGGCATTGTCCCTGGCGGCGGTGTTACATATTTAAGGGTGTTGTCTCAGGTTGAAACGATTAAACTTGAAGGGGACCAGCAGTTTGGCGTTAATATTGTTAAAAAGGCGCTTGAAGAGCCGATTAGGCAGATTGCGGCAAATGCAGGCGCTGAAGGTTCTATAGTTGTCGATAAGGTTAAAAAGGAAAGCGGCGCATTTGGCTTTAATGCTGCTACTGAGGTATATGAAGACCTTTTAAAGGCAGGCGTTATTGACCCGACAAAGGTTACAAGATATGCCCTTCAGAACGCTGCATCCATTGCAGGACTTATGCTGACAACAGAGGCGCTTATTGCTGAAAAACCAAAGGAAGAAAAAGGCGGAATGCCGGGTGGAATGCATCCTGGAATGGGCGGCATGGGCGGAATGGACATGATGTAATTTAAATCTATCTGGGGACAGATTTTAAATCTGTCCCCAATTCTTAATTCTTTACAATTCTTTATTAAAGGGGCGGTATCTATGCTGCCCCTTTTATATTTTTGATAATCTCCTCAAATTTAATATTTAAAATATCAATCGGCGCTCCTGTGATTCTGACCCTCTTTCCCCTGGATTTAATGCCCTGAATAAGGCATAAATCTTTCTTTTTTATTTTAAGCCGCTCTGCCAGAAATTCTATAAGGGATTTGTTGGCATTACCGCCAATAGGCTGAGATATGAGTTTAACCTTGAGTCTAGCGCCATGTAAACCTGCAATCTCATTCC
It contains:
- a CDS encoding YggU family protein produces the protein MTGKFPFITLDKDGILLELYIQPGASRNEIAGLHGARLKVKLISQPIGGNANKSLIEFLAERLKIKKKDLCLIQGIKSRGKRVRITGAPIDILNIKFEEIIKNIKGAA
- the selA gene encoding L-seryl-tRNA(Sec) selenium transferase produces the protein MLFALQPLMRQLPSIDKVLQSEGLKDAIKVYSRQFVADVVREVLEGLRKEIKVRSQESGVRSQKIETLVRQRIEQKLKPSLKKVINLSGTILHTNLGRAILCDEAVEAIRTAAANPVNLEFDVELGERGDRDSHIESLICYLTGAEAATVVNNNVAAVFLTLNTLAEGRDVVISRGELVEIGGSFRIPDVIKKSGCNLVEVGTTNRTHHEDYTNAINPNTAFLLKAHTSNYRIIGFASSVPLKELVSIGRKHSLPVIEDLGSGSLVDISMFGLPKEPVVRESIEAGADVVTFSGDKLLGGPQAGIIVGKRDFIKRLRNNPLKRALRLDKLTIAGLETTLKLYLNIETLPQKLPILRFLTRPVSDIEKTAKDAANLLKNHMNGFEINIEDSCSQIGSGSLPEETIPTKVISITHKNISPEKIFDMFLKSTHPILGRVYKGKFLLDMRMIEDTGDLEIQKLNLNPA
- a CDS encoding CBS domain-containing protein, with the translated sequence MQVITSHINADFDTLASMLAARKLYPEAVLAFPGCLEKNLRDFFEKPISRIFEYVKAKDIDIDKIKELIIVDMRHKKGIGRFAEIVEKPGIVIHIYDHHPKSPDDIHGLKEFTMPYGSTTTILVHIIKEKDIPLTPDEATIMMLGIYEDTGSLTFISTTEKDYEAAAFLLSKGANLNIVSDMIKTELSAEQVSLLNDLLQSAVTYVINGIEVVIAEASSDTYVGDIAVLVHRLKDIENINCLFALVRLEDRVHLVARSRIKEVNVGEVAALLGGGGHPTAASSTFKDITIVEAKERLVAALKEKVVPKRLARDMMSLPPITISSESNMEDARDLLVRYGINAIPVMKGEKLIGIITRQVIEKAIYHGFRDLPVTEYMTTDFKTAALTSSVSEVQEAIISYRQRLLPVIQDNQLIGVITRTDVLRAMHEDVMEKPCLIADEYTRRRKFVSKLIHEVLPERIYNILKDAGHIAEDIGFNVYAVGGFVRDLIMRHKNLDIDIVVEGDGIRFANEFAKRFNLRVRTHERFSTAVVVFPDGFKIDIATARLEYYEMPGALPTVELSSIKLDLYRRDFTINTLAIALNPKNFGELKDFFGAQRDIKEKAVRVLHNLSFVEDPTRVFRAIRFEQRFGFKISRHTQNLIKNVVKLDVFQRVSGKRILEETIAIIGEDTYTSAIRRMKELDILKFIHPNIVMDKDIEAILERGEYVISWYKLLYLDEKIEKWLVIFLLLTDRLKNDDFLSLCKRLNIEGKYRLRIINARNDAVMALNNLQMQVSAGREGIRGSEVYRILKPLPMENILYIMTRSKIEDVRKIISNYITHLKDLKTILTGNDLKEMGLIEGHIYSEILDKLLGKKLDGEIKTREDEIGLVKKELQPKNRH
- the queC gene encoding 7-cyano-7-deazaguanine synthase QueC, which gives rise to MNKAGSKPLCIVLVSGGMDSLVAAAIASLENELAFLHVNYGQKTETRELKAFNDIADFYNVEKRLIVDIAYLKKIGGSALTDETIKVATSPLSTLHPPLSTPTTYVPFRNAHLISIAVSWAEVIKAKRIYIGAVEEDSSGYPDCREIFYEAFEKAIDAGTKPETKIEIITPLIHIKKSAIVKKGIELRAPFHLTWSCYKNEIKACGVCDSCRLRLKGFREAGIQDMIEYEIFTQDLS
- the groL gene encoding chaperonin GroEL (60 kDa chaperone family; promotes refolding of misfolded polypeptides especially under stressful conditions; forms two stacked rings of heptamers to form a barrel-shaped 14mer; ends can be capped by GroES; misfolded proteins enter the barrel where they are refolded when GroES binds); translated protein: MSAKDLAFGQKARNSILNGVNVLADAVKVTLGPRGRNVVIEKSFGSPTITKDGVTVAKEIEIENKFENMGAQMVKEVASKTSDVAGDGTTTATVLAQAIYREGAKLVAAGHNPMDLKRGIDRAVETAVAELKKMSKPTKDKKEIAQVGTISANGDNTIGDIIAEAMDKVGKEGVITVEEAKGMETTLEVVEGMQFDRGYLSPYFVTDAERMECVLEDVFILINEKKISNMRDMLPILEKIAKMGKPFVIISEDVEGEALATLVVNKLRGTLHACAVKAPGFGDRRKAMLEDIAILTGGKLIAEELGIKLETVDIKDLGRAKRIVIDKENTTIIDGAGKKADIDGRVKQIRAQIEETTSDYDKEKLQERLAKLVGGVAVINVGAATETEMKEKKARVEDALHATRAAVEEGIVPGGGVTYLRVLSQVETIKLEGDQQFGVNIVKKALEEPIRQIAANAGAEGSIVVDKVKKESGAFGFNAATEVYEDLLKAGVIDPTKVTRYALQNAASIAGLMLTTEALIAEKPKEEKGGMPGGMHPGMGGMGGMDMM
- a CDS encoding UDP-glucose/GDP-mannose dehydrogenase family protein, which gives rise to MNICVVGTGYVGLVTGTCFAEFGVNVTCVDKDKGKIDMLKIGKVPIYEPGLEELVAKNTREGRLSFSTDLAEGIKKSLVIFIAVGTPPKEDGSADLQYVEEVARTIANNMNGYKVIITKSTVPVGTGKLIEDIVRKKLGSENQFDVVSNPEFLREGSAIEDFMRPNRIVIGARSQQAIAILKDLYSPLYLFETPFIITDIETAELIKYASNAFLATKISFINEVANICERVGADVHMVAKGMGLDNRIGSKFLHPGPGFGGSCFPKDTMAITNIAKTHGYTFEIVEAVLRVNERQRDIMVEKIKDMLQCLKGKTIGILGLSFKPNTDDIRESPAIDIVKRLLNEGVNIRAYDPAAMEEARKFFGNKIICCKDAYDAADGSDAIVILTEWNQFRKLDMGKIKGLLKSPILIDLRNVYNPQALMDKGFIYAGVGRR
- the groES gene encoding co-chaperone GroES, with product MKIKPLHDRILVKRLEEEEKTKGGIIIPDSAKEKPAEGEIIAVGTGKVSEDGKVTPLAVKVGDKVLYSKYAGTEVKVDGQEYLMMREDDVLGIIVK